The genomic window GCCGATACTTTCCGCAGTAACATTCCCAGTCTTTGGTGGGACCGAAAATCCGCTCGTCAAAAAGCCCGTCTTTTTCGGGACGCTGGGTGCGGTAGTTGATGGTTTCGGGTTTTTGAACCTCACCATGAGACCATGCAAGAATCTCATCGGGTGAAGCGATCTTAAGACGTATCGCTTCGAAATCCGCTACTTTGGTGATGGTGAAAGCGGGGATAGGCATAGTAAAAAATTCAAAATGCAAAAATCAAAATGTAAAATTTATGAAATCGCGGTTTCAATTATCTCGGTGTCTTTTTCCAGCGGCACTTCTTTCTTACCGATCAAATCAACAGAAATTCCAAGGGCTTTGAGTTCGTTTACCAACACGAAAAAGGAAGCGGGAACATTCGGAGCGTGGATCTCTTCTCCGCGAATAATGGAGTCGTAGGCATTCGCGCGCCCCACCACATCGTCGGATTTTATCGTGAGCATTTCTTGCAGAGTGTAGGATGCTCCGTATCCTTCAAGCGCCCATACCTCCATCTCGCCAAATCGTTGTCCGCCAAACTGCGCCTTGCCGCCAAGCGGTTGCTGGGTAATGAGCGAATAGGGGCCGGTTGAGCGCATGTGTATCTTATCTTCAACAAGGTGACCCAATTTCATGACGTAGATGATGCCTACCGCAACTTTTTGGTCAAAGGAATCTCCCGTCATGCCGTCATAAAGCTTCACTTTCCCGTCTTCCGGAAGTCCGGCCCTTTTAAGCTCTTCTTTGATTTCCCTTTCTTCCACACCGGCAAGCGCCGGAGATATCGCGCGATACCCCAGGGTACCGGCCGCCCATCCCAAGTGCGTCTCCAAAATCTGGCCGATGTTCATGCGCGATGCGACGCCCAAGGGATTCAAAATAACATCCACGGGCCTGCCGTCCTCAAGATACGGCATATCTTCCTCGGGCAGAACGCGCGAGATCACGCCTTTGTTGCCGTGTCTCCCGGCCAATTTGTCACCAACGGAAATCTTGCGCAACTGCGCAATCTCCACCTGGATGGTTTTAATGACGCCCGAGGGCAGCTTATCGCCACGGTCCCGAGAAAAATACTTGATACCGATAACTCGCCCTCGTTTACCGTGGGGGAGCGTAAGAGACGTGTCTTTCACATCCCGCGCTTTCTCGCCGAATATCGCGCGCAAAAGACGCTCCTCCGGCGTAAGGTCCACCTCGCCCTTTGGGGAAATCTTGCCTACCAGAATATCGCCTGCGCGAACCTCTGCTCCTATCCGTATAACGCCTTCTTCGTCAAGATCCTTTAATTTCTCTTCGCCGACATTCGGAATATCGGGGGTAGTAACTTCCGGACCAAGCTTCGTGTCACGGACATCGCATGAATAATCCTCAATGTGAATGGAAGTGAACCGATCATCCTTCACGAGGCGTTGAGAAAGAATAATGGCATCTTCGAAATTCCATCCTCTCCACGGCATGAATGCCACGAGCAAATTCTGTCCTAGCGCCAGATCTCCGTCCTCGGTTGATGCGCCATCGGCGAGAACGTCTCCCTTCTTAACCTTAGTTCCCGGCACAACCCGCGGCCGCTGGGTGATACAGGTATACTGGTTTGAACGCGTGAATGTGTGCAGAGGATAGACGTGGGAATCTCCTTTTTTCAATTCCTGCACTCTGCGCCGGGAAGAAGTTTGCGCTTCAGATTTATGGGAAAGCCGTATGGTGATGTGAGAAGCATCGGACTCGATGACCTCGCCGTCTTCTTCGGCGATCACCATCTGGCCCGAATCAAGCGCCGCCTTCCGCTCAACCCCTGTTGAGACTAATGGCGCTTGCGGCTTGATGCAGGAAACCGCCTGACGTTGCATGTTTGATCCCATCAAGGCTCTATTCGCATCGTCATGCTCCAAGAAAGGAATGAGGCTGGTCGCTATTGAAATGGACTGCTGGGGAGAAACGTCCATGAGCGTTACTTTTTCGGCCTCAATTTCGCTCGGTTCTCCGTGAACCCGGGCTTCTATCATCTCGGTGGTAAATGCGAGATTGTCGGCAAGGGGAACGCCGCCATGAGCGATTACGTGTGTTTGTTCCTCGGCAGCGTCAAAAAGCTGTATTACGTCAGTAGCCTTTTTATTTTTCACGATGCGATAGGGTGTCTCGATAAAGCCGTAATCGTTGACCCTCGCATAGGTGGAAAGATGCCCGACCAAGCCGATGTTAGGTCCCTCGGGCGTCTCGATGGGACAGATCCTCCCGTAGTGGCTCGGGTGTACGTCGCGAACTTCAAATCCAGCGCGCTCACGCGTCAGCCCTCCCGGTCCCATTGCCGAGATCCGGCGCTTATGCTCAAGTTCGGCCAAGGGGTTTACCTGGTCCATGAACTGTGAAAGCTGGCTTGACATGAAGAACTCCTTCAGGGTCGCCATGAAAGGCCGCGCGTTTATGAGTTGAGACGGGGTAAGGGTGGTAATATCGAGCGTCGACATGCGATCGCGGATGATGCGCTCCATGCGCGCCAACCCCACACGAAGCCGGTTTTGCAGAAGTTCCCCAACCGCACGCACCCTTCGATTGCCCAAATGGTCGATGTCGTCCCCGGAGGCATCCGGGTCGTTATTGAGCTCAATGATGTGCAGAAGAATACGCGCAAGATCATCCAAAGCTAAAACGCGGTTTTTCTTGGTAAGCTCGGGCATGGCTACCCCAAGTTTCTTATTCATTTTGAACCGCCCGACCTTGCCAAGGTCATACCGTTCAAAATTGAAAAACATGCCTTCAATAAGGCCTCGCGCATTATCAACGGTGGCAAGATCTCCCGGACGAATGCGCTTGTAAACTTCAAGAAGCCCTTCATCGGAGGTGTGTGCCGAGTCTTTCTTGAGCGTCTGTTCCAAATACCGTTCGCTGGCTGCATCCAAATCCTTAAAGCGCGCACGGATCTGGTCATCCGTCCCCAGGCCAAACGCCCGAAGAAGGGTTGTAACGGGCATCTTGCGCTTACGATCCACCTTTACGGAAATAATCCCGTCAATGTCGGTATCAAATTCG from bacterium includes these protein-coding regions:
- the rpoB gene encoding DNA-directed RNA polymerase subunit beta — translated: MPLPYKYFSKYRAPVIEPPHLVELQIDSYRWFLERGLQELFDEVSPVKDYTGKSLELIFSDYYLDEPKYDEKSAKHYNLSYEAPLRARMRLANNQTGEMKEQEIFMGDFPLMTPRGTFIVNGVERVVVSQLIRSPGVFFTEERIRGRKTHGAKIIPNRGAWLEFDTDIDGIISVKVDRKRKMPVTTLLRAFGLGTDDQIRARFKDLDAASERYLEQTLKKDSAHTSDEGLLEVYKRIRPGDLATVDNARGLIEGMFFNFERYDLGKVGRFKMNKKLGVAMPELTKKNRVLALDDLARILLHIIELNNDPDASGDDIDHLGNRRVRAVGELLQNRLRVGLARMERIIRDRMSTLDITTLTPSQLINARPFMATLKEFFMSSQLSQFMDQVNPLAELEHKRRISAMGPGGLTRERAGFEVRDVHPSHYGRICPIETPEGPNIGLVGHLSTYARVNDYGFIETPYRIVKNKKATDVIQLFDAAEEQTHVIAHGGVPLADNLAFTTEMIEARVHGEPSEIEAEKVTLMDVSPQQSISIATSLIPFLEHDDANRALMGSNMQRQAVSCIKPQAPLVSTGVERKAALDSGQMVIAEEDGEVIESDASHITIRLSHKSEAQTSSRRRVQELKKGDSHVYPLHTFTRSNQYTCITQRPRVVPGTKVKKGDVLADGASTEDGDLALGQNLLVAFMPWRGWNFEDAIILSQRLVKDDRFTSIHIEDYSCDVRDTKLGPEVTTPDIPNVGEEKLKDLDEEGVIRIGAEVRAGDILVGKISPKGEVDLTPEERLLRAIFGEKARDVKDTSLTLPHGKRGRVIGIKYFSRDRGDKLPSGVIKTIQVEIAQLRKISVGDKLAGRHGNKGVISRVLPEEDMPYLEDGRPVDVILNPLGVASRMNIGQILETHLGWAAGTLGYRAISPALAGVEEREIKEELKRAGLPEDGKVKLYDGMTGDSFDQKVAVGIIYVMKLGHLVEDKIHMRSTGPYSLITQQPLGGKAQFGGQRFGEMEVWALEGYGASYTLQEMLTIKSDDVVGRANAYDSIIRGEEIHAPNVPASFFVLVNELKALGISVDLIGKKEVPLEKDTEIIETAIS